The following are from one region of the Erwinia billingiae Eb661 genome:
- a CDS encoding fimbrial biogenesis chaperone, whose product MKHTKLILGIALLLPLICQADGLTLGATRLIYEAGKKEASVPLRNGPRQAPQLVQNWVSNFDSRDTNNIPFINTPPLFKLPAGGESPVRVVYVGSPTALPKDRESLFLLNIRTIPAVEKKQNPTRLTIATQNIIKLIYRPEGLTARGAAAAGEKLQISAGSGRVIIKNPTPYVVTLTQVTVNGSKIENPGTLRPLSSLEIALPASALRTFSWSTINDWGGTTPSRTVNF is encoded by the coding sequence ATGAAACACACTAAACTTATTCTCGGAATAGCCTTGCTGCTGCCTTTAATTTGCCAGGCTGATGGATTAACGCTTGGTGCAACACGGCTGATTTATGAGGCTGGTAAGAAAGAAGCCAGTGTTCCTTTGCGCAATGGTCCCCGTCAGGCGCCGCAGCTGGTTCAGAACTGGGTCTCTAATTTCGACAGTCGTGATACTAATAATATTCCGTTTATTAATACGCCGCCGCTTTTTAAACTCCCCGCCGGTGGAGAAAGTCCGGTGCGGGTTGTCTATGTCGGATCGCCAACGGCGTTGCCGAAAGACCGTGAAAGCCTGTTTCTGTTAAACATCCGCACAATCCCCGCGGTGGAGAAAAAGCAAAATCCAACGCGCCTGACCATTGCCACCCAGAACATCATCAAACTTATCTACCGGCCGGAAGGATTAACCGCCCGTGGCGCGGCCGCCGCCGGAGAAAAACTGCAGATATCAGCCGGGTCTGGCCGCGTCATCATCAAAAATCCGACCCCTTACGTTGTCACCCTGACTCAGGTCACGGTTAACGGCAGCAAGATTGAAAATCCGGGCACCCTTCGACCTTTATCATCCCTTGAGATCGCGCTGCCGGCCTCTGCGCTGCGGACTTTTTCGTGGAGCACCATCAATGACTGGGGCGGCACAACCCCTTCCCGCACCGTCAATTTCTAA
- a CDS encoding fimbrial protein yields MSKLCTKIAVIAVSLGLSASALASDGTINFKGVISAAACTVSSIAGSSTASGTVNFGTVSSTSFGKAGSTTGGTPFSIELKDCAVASSPSITFNGAAVATTGYTSLFSTDIAGLGIRISDADNLSTVYAPGVSSENTGFNSLKTGVTQAVANFKAWLVDYTGSSDYTGTIDTNVTFVIDYANT; encoded by the coding sequence ATGAGTAAGCTTTGTACCAAAATCGCTGTAATAGCGGTGTCTTTAGGCCTCTCGGCCAGCGCGCTGGCGTCGGACGGGACAATCAATTTCAAAGGCGTCATTTCTGCTGCGGCCTGTACGGTCAGTAGCATTGCTGGCAGCTCCACCGCGTCGGGAACCGTCAACTTCGGTACCGTCAGTAGCACTTCGTTTGGTAAGGCTGGCAGTACCACCGGCGGCACGCCGTTCAGTATCGAACTGAAAGACTGTGCTGTTGCCTCCTCCCCCTCTATCACCTTTAACGGTGCGGCCGTCGCCACGACGGGCTATACGTCGCTCTTCTCCACTGATATTGCTGGACTGGGGATACGTATCAGCGACGCGGATAATCTTTCGACTGTCTATGCCCCCGGCGTCTCCTCTGAAAATACGGGATTTAACTCACTGAAAACGGGCGTAACCCAGGCTGTCGCTAATTTCAAAGCGTGGCTGGTGGATTATACCGGTAGTTCAGATTACACCGGAACGATTGATACCAATGTGACCTTTGTTATCGATTACGCCAATACCTAA